DNA from Pseudophryne corroboree isolate aPseCor3 chromosome 7, aPseCor3.hap2, whole genome shotgun sequence:
TATCCCGAGTGCTGCtattggaggatatatatatatatatatatatacatagttgcATTTTTTAAACTTTGATGCATTTTCTAATCTAATCTAAAGTGCTTTCTTTAGATGAAATATTTTTGTATGGGCTATCAGCTATCACCAGCAAGAGAGGGTGATATTGATGATGTGATAGTACTAGCATGGggaatattttttatttaacaacCCATAGTTTATCTTGAGCAGTAAACCTTTGATAGATATGGAAAAGCCCTAACTCACAACTGAATGGGGTTATTTCCAGTTTAACCATTGGGCTAGGCCCTTAAACAGTGTGTCCCAGAGCTGCTCAGTCCCACCCTCTGCACTGATCTGCATAATGAGAATTTTTTGATCCATTTCTTCATATTTCCTAGAATGGCGTCTGCAGACATGCGACCTCAGCTGAGCTGCTCCATCTGCCTGAGCACTTACACAGACCCTGTATCCCTGAGATGTGGCCACATCTTCTGCCAGGACTGTATTGTGAGggtgctggatacacaggagggggCTGGGGGCTATTCCTGTCCGGAGTGCAGGGCAGAGTATCAGGAGCGCCCGGCACTGGAGAAGAACAGGAAGCTGAGTAACATTGTGGAATGTTTCCTATGTAGTCATCCAGAGCCGGAGGAGACCCAGATCTTCTGTACTTACTGTGACTCTCCTGTGCCGGCTACTAAAACATGTCTGCAGTGTGAAGCCTCTTTTTGTGACAAACACTTGAGCAAACACAGTAAATCTGCTGAACATGTTTTAACAGAACCCACTGTTTCCTTTGAGGATAGAAAATGCTCCGTACACAAGGAGATTGTGAAATATTACTGCTCTGAGGACTCGGCTGCTATATGTATATCCTGCTGGGTGGCTGGAGACCACAGAAGTCACCCCGTGGAGCTTCTGGATGTGGCCTCTGAGAAGAAAAAAGAGACACTGAAATCTGTCACTGAGACCCTGAAGTCTGAGAGAGAGGAGACTGAGAGGAGACTGCAGCGTCTGCAGGAtcacaggagagaggagaaggagaaaGCCGCTGGTGTTACTGAGAGAGTCACTGATCTGTTTAGAGACATCAGGGAGAAGTTAGACACCCTGGAGAGGGGGGTCCTGGGTGAGATCTCCAGACAGGAAGAGCAGATGTCACTCTCAGTCTCTGATCTGATCACacagctggagaaacagaaggaTGAGCTGTCCAGGAAGATTAGTAGCATTGAGGAGATATGTAATATCACTGA
Protein-coding regions in this window:
- the LOC134943961 gene encoding E3 ubiquitin-protein ligase TRIM39-like; this translates as MASADMRPQLSCSICLSTYTDPVSLRCGHIFCQDCIVRVLDTQEGAGGYSCPECRAEYQERPALEKNRKLSNIVECFLCSHPEPEETQIFCTYCDSPVPATKTCLQCEASFCDKHLSKHSKSAEHVLTEPTVSFEDRKCSVHKEIVKYYCSEDSAAICISCWVAGDHRSHPVELLDVASEKKKETLKSVTETLKSEREETERRLQRLQDHRREEKEKAAGVTERVTDLFRDIREKLDTLERGVLGEISRQEEQMSLSVSDLITQLEKQKDELSRKISSIEEICNITDPLTVLKKEPESDVISHKSCDVTSDVRVAGCVNEGIISQILHRGLLHLANIVMDLQTKRQLLVMGKADILLDIKTASDYIMISKDRRSASDTNVYQQRVDGPERFISQQVLSSCSFSSGRHYWEVDVSAAEQWLIGVASHSIERKVNVKESFIGHNNKSWGLYFIDKLRVCHNNIYKKIDPSSSVQTVGIFLDYEAGRLSFYQLCDPIRHLHTFSATFTEPLYAAFCVYENSCIKIIK